Genomic DNA from Mycobacterium stomatepiae:
ATGACCAGATAGGGAGCCGGCCACAGTTCGCGGGTGATCGATTTCCAACAGCCCGGCCGCCCGCCGGGGCCACCGTGCGCATTGGTCCGCGGCAGGTTCTCGGGATAGATGTACGGATTGGGCGCTCCCGCGATCGAGCCCGAGGAGTGCGCCCCCAGCGCATAGCCGTTGTCGCCGAGCGCGACGTGCAGCTTGGGTGCGACCTCGTTGAAATTGCGTATGGTGCAAAAGATTTCGGGGCTGTATTCGTCCAGTAGCTGGGCGGTGGGGACGAGATCGGCGGCCCCGCGCGAAAAGTACGGTCTGCTGCGCTCGAACACGTCGGCGCCGCTGTTGCCCAATCCCGCCGCCGCCAGCAACGCCGCATCCAGATCGCCCTGCTGCCGGTTGAGCGTTCGCGCGGTCGTCACCACGTGCTCGAGCGCATCCCACAAGTCCGGGGCGGCATCGGCATAGGTGTCGCCCAGCGCCGCCAGCTGGGCAATATCGACGCGTAGCCGTGGCAGCTGCGGATTCACGTCGTCGAGGATCGCGTTGCCGTTGAGCAGTGAGGCGCCGAATTTCTCCCCCAGCCCGGCCAGCGCCTGCGCCGTCGCGGACAGCGTCAGGTTCACCTTGACAGGATCGATCTTCTCGGTGATCGACGTCAGCGTCTCGAACAACGTGTTGAACTCGGTCGTCACCGTCGTCGCGTCGATTACCATAGACGGTGTAATCGATTGTGTTGTAGGGTGTTTCGGCGAACTCAAGGCGACGTATTTGTTGCCGAACACCGTGCTCGCCTTCACTTCGGCCGCCACGTTGGCAGGAATCATGTTGACGTACTTCGGGGTCACGTCCAGCACCACTTTGGCGGCCGGCTTGCCGGCCCGGGTGATCTCGGAGATACCGGCCACCCGGCCGATCTCGACACCGTTGTAGGTGACCTTGGAACCGGGATCCATCACCAGACCCGCGCGGGCGACCACCATCGTCAGCTTCGTTTTCGGTGTGAAGTCTCCGCGAAACTGCGAGTACAAGGCCAACCCAACGAGCCCCATGACCACGATCGTCACGAGTCCGATGGTCTTGTATGGGGGCGGCGGCCGTGAGCGACGACGCTCCATGATTCTGAGACCCTAAGGTATGGCCGCCCGCGATAGCGCCGTTCCGGCCAAGACACGTCAGGTCCTAATGACCGTGGCGGACTGGCTGCGCGACGAATCCCGTCCGGCACCGGATCGAGCCACATTGGCGACGGCGGTTCGGCTCACCGCACGCACCCTGGCCGCGCTGGCACCGGGCGCCAGCGTCGAGGTCCGGGTCCCG
This window encodes:
- a CDS encoding MCE family protein, yielding MERRRSRPPPPYKTIGLVTIVVMGLVGLALYSQFRGDFTPKTKLTMVVARAGLVMDPGSKVTYNGVEIGRVAGISEITRAGKPAAKVVLDVTPKYVNMIPANVAAEVKASTVFGNKYVALSSPKHPTTQSITPSMVIDATTVTTEFNTLFETLTSITEKIDPVKVNLTLSATAQALAGLGEKFGASLLNGNAILDDVNPQLPRLRVDIAQLAALGDTYADAAPDLWDALEHVVTTARTLNRQQGDLDAALLAAAGLGNSGADVFERSRPYFSRGAADLVPTAQLLDEYSPEIFCTIRNFNEVAPKLHVALGDNGYALGAHSSGSIAGAPNPYIYPENLPRTNAHGGPGGRPGCWKSITRELWPAPYLVMDTGASVAPYNHFEVGSPLAVEYVWGRQLGDNTINP